In one window of Tenacibaculum mesophilum DNA:
- a CDS encoding TonB-dependent receptor translates to MKGLLTTILLFLVMVNTVAQEGNISGTVLDNNNEPLVGVNIIVKGTKNGVQTDIDGNFTLSNTKGETTLIVSYVGFKTKNISTNSGTKNLVITLYEGNEILNEVTIDTHRKNKFSRKKTAYVAKLPLKNIENAQVYSTVTNQLLVSQSVTSFEEALKNTTGVEKLWSSTGRGGDGAGFYSIRGFSVQPQLVNGVPGITNGFINPDNVERIEVVKGPSATLYGSTVTSYGGLINIVTKKPYKGTGGNITVGGGSFGFKKLTVDLNTNLEDNENISLRLNAGYQTQDSFQDAGFRKALFLAPSVSYKVNNRLTLNFNYELSSTDQTNQAFLFLNRSAPLTYKNLEELNYDRNKSFTNNDISIKNPTQNYRGEIAYKITDNWSSQTIIAGGNAKSKGYYTYLYNVQNDLFGTYAIKSDAETNTLTLQQNFTGDFKLGSLRNRLVIGVDYLDSQVLDNSTDPKGINVVNPQGQLIPVPPAFGFPNLPTTRANIDTVLANSSRANSDINQNILSGYISDVINILPELSVMAGVRYDRFNYKGDANDPSDDEKEYTKSTFSPKFGIVYQPILDQLSVFANYQNGFSYVNPERVPVDIANPDGDSKLQSYDLEQANQLEFGIKTNLFNNKLETTLSYYDITVKDKVMGFGANKQQDATVKSKGFELEMNANPVDGLNLRGGISYNDAKVTKSKSRPDLVDKRLAEAGPETSYNFWADYKFQEGAIKNVGLGFGLNGASKYNTMVGYPAAGDFYLPAYTIFNASIYYEVDKFRISVKGNNLANEEYYTGWSTITPQNPRAFLGTISYKF, encoded by the coding sequence ATGAAGGGCTTATTAACTACCATTCTATTATTTTTAGTAATGGTAAACACAGTAGCACAAGAGGGAAATATTAGTGGTACTGTACTAGACAACAACAATGAACCTTTGGTAGGGGTTAATATTATTGTTAAAGGGACAAAAAATGGAGTACAAACTGACATTGATGGTAACTTTACATTATCTAATACAAAGGGAGAAACAACATTAATAGTGTCTTATGTTGGCTTTAAAACGAAAAACATAAGTACTAATAGTGGTACAAAAAACTTAGTAATTACCTTATATGAGGGTAACGAGATACTTAATGAAGTTACTATTGACACTCATAGAAAAAATAAATTCTCAAGAAAGAAAACAGCTTATGTAGCTAAATTACCTTTGAAAAATATTGAAAATGCTCAGGTATATAGTACAGTTACCAATCAACTACTAGTATCACAGTCTGTTACTAGTTTTGAAGAAGCTTTAAAAAATACAACAGGTGTTGAAAAATTATGGTCATCTACTGGTAGAGGTGGTGATGGAGCAGGTTTTTACTCTATCCGCGGTTTTTCTGTTCAACCACAATTAGTAAACGGTGTTCCTGGAATTACAAATGGGTTTATAAACCCAGACAATGTTGAAAGAATTGAAGTTGTAAAGGGGCCTTCTGCTACCTTATACGGGAGTACTGTAACATCTTACGGTGGTTTAATTAATATTGTCACTAAAAAACCATACAAAGGAACAGGAGGAAATATTACCGTTGGTGGAGGTTCTTTCGGATTTAAAAAACTAACAGTAGATCTTAACACAAACTTAGAAGATAATGAAAACATTTCATTACGATTAAACGCTGGATATCAAACACAAGATAGCTTTCAAGATGCTGGGTTTAGAAAAGCATTATTTTTAGCCCCATCTGTTTCTTACAAAGTAAATAATAGGTTAACTTTAAACTTTAATTATGAACTTTCTTCAACAGATCAAACAAATCAAGCTTTCTTATTTTTAAACAGGTCAGCCCCGCTTACCTATAAAAATTTAGAAGAATTAAACTACGATAGAAATAAATCATTTACAAATAATGATATCTCTATTAAAAATCCAACGCAAAACTACAGAGGTGAAATAGCTTATAAAATTACTGACAATTGGTCTTCTCAAACAATTATAGCTGGCGGTAATGCTAAATCTAAAGGATACTATACATATTTGTACAATGTTCAAAATGATTTGTTTGGAACGTATGCTATAAAATCAGATGCAGAAACAAATACACTTACATTACAACAAAACTTTACTGGTGATTTTAAATTAGGTTCTTTAAGAAACAGGTTAGTTATTGGTGTCGATTATTTAGACTCTCAAGTTTTAGACAATAGTACAGATCCAAAAGGGATTAATGTTGTAAACCCTCAAGGGCAATTAATTCCTGTACCACCTGCTTTTGGTTTTCCTAATTTACCAACTACAAGAGCAAATATTGATACTGTTTTAGCCAACTCTTCAAGAGCTAATTCTGATATCAATCAAAATATTCTTAGCGGTTATATTTCTGATGTTATAAACATTTTACCAGAACTATCGGTAATGGCAGGGGTTCGTTATGATAGATTTAATTATAAAGGTGATGCAAACGACCCAAGTGACGATGAAAAAGAATATACTAAGTCTACTTTTTCTCCTAAATTCGGAATTGTTTACCAACCAATTTTAGATCAACTATCTGTTTTTGCTAATTATCAAAATGGTTTTTCTTATGTTAATCCAGAAAGAGTTCCTGTTGATATCGCCAACCCTGACGGAGATTCTAAGTTACAATCTTATGATTTAGAACAAGCAAACCAATTAGAATTTGGTATAAAAACAAATTTATTTAATAATAAACTGGAAACTACTTTAAGTTATTATGACATAACAGTTAAAGATAAAGTTATGGGTTTCGGTGCTAATAAACAACAAGACGCTACTGTTAAAAGTAAAGGTTTTGAGCTAGAAATGAATGCTAACCCTGTTGACGGATTAAACTTACGTGGTGGTATTAGCTATAATGATGCTAAAGTAACAAAATCAAAATCTAGACCTGATTTAGTTGATAAACGTTTAGCTGAAGCAGGCCCTGAAACTTCTTATAATTTTTGGGCTGATTATAAATTCCAAGAAGGAGCTATTAAAAATGTAGGATTAGGTTTTGGGTTAAACGGTGCAAGTAAATATAATACTATGGTAGGTTATCCTGCTGCAGGTGATTTTTACCTGCCTGCCTATACTATTTTTAATGCCTCAATTTATTATGAAGTTGATAAATTTAGAATTAGTGTAAAAGGAAATAATTTAGCAAACGAAGAATATTATACAGGATGGAGTACTATTACTCCTCAAAATCCAAGAGCCTTCCTTGGAACTATAAGTTATAAGTTTTAA
- a CDS encoding DUF4198 domain-containing protein has protein sequence MKKSILTLLFLAVFSNSFAHYIWIETSSTGTLNNEHEVKVRFGEFSEGVIEKVGGENYNNVKNFTIWLIAPDGTKTTLQTIAKDDYYSTSFVPKQKGTYTIALDNKNIKVFDFTKYDYTTFKPEYHAKARVVVGTSITELKSTNPEGIEIIDVTPKHHTNADEVTLKVLYKGTALKEGEITLFTQGKWSVKEKTNEKGLVTFKLPKKTTYTVEATHEEKTPGTYNNVNYNIIWHCATYCIKN, from the coding sequence ATGAAAAAATCAATTCTTACTTTATTATTCTTAGCTGTATTTAGCAATTCTTTTGCTCATTATATTTGGATTGAAACTAGCTCTACAGGAACATTAAACAACGAACACGAAGTAAAAGTTCGTTTTGGAGAGTTTTCGGAAGGTGTAATTGAAAAAGTAGGCGGAGAAAACTATAACAATGTAAAAAACTTTACTATTTGGTTAATCGCTCCTGATGGAACTAAAACAACTTTACAAACAATAGCTAAAGACGATTATTATAGTACCTCTTTCGTTCCTAAACAAAAAGGAACATATACCATTGCACTTGACAATAAAAATATAAAAGTGTTTGATTTTACAAAATACGATTACACAACCTTTAAACCCGAATATCATGCTAAAGCTAGAGTTGTCGTAGGTACATCAATAACAGAATTAAAAAGTACAAACCCAGAAGGAATTGAAATTATCGACGTTACTCCAAAACACCATACAAATGCTGATGAAGTTACCTTAAAAGTATTATACAAAGGCACTGCCCTTAAAGAAGGAGAAATTACTTTATTCACTCAAGGAAAATGGTCGGTAAAAGAAAAAACCAATGAAAAAGGATTAGTAACATTTAAACTACCTAAAAAGACTACTTATACCGTAGAAGCTACACATGAAGAAAAGACACCTGGTACGTACAACAATGTTAACTATAACATTATTTGGCATTGTGCGACTTATTGTATAAAAAACTAG
- a CDS encoding TonB-dependent receptor domain-containing protein — MKKIIPILLVLFLFITTSIVAQNSSVKGFIVSENNNFLSSVNITLSSTNHGIISNEKGEFEFKNLKKGKYVINLSMVGFEKKSITVRLKNNESKNLGRILLKEAIDELDEITINGVKNRYAKKKVSNSLRLQTPIKQLPQNIQVVGSEVLQDQLVTNMLEGAFRNVSGVSNIEHWGNFARVNMRGFRLPAFRNGVNIQDSWGPLSEDTFMIDRIEFVKGPSGFMMAAGEPGGFYNVVTKKPTEEKTGSINLMAGSFDTYRAAADFGGSLTSDKRLLARLNVLYQNAGSHRRFEDSERIGVAPSLSYKISDKTDFLTEFSFQKLNTLLGAAYIFAPLDKGFGSLPKNFSMVDSNFPDTDIKEVSLLNQLTHRFNNNWSVEAKYVTMLYTQQGASAWLNSMQNNGDAIRSVSIWDAISESEYFQLYANGNFNTGAVTHKVMGGFDYTDKEYFADFYQGGAVDTPTNPFNIYNPTYGDRIFPVFDRSTPLKDRTPSYSYGTKINSIYAQDEIGFLENKIRLTLAGRYTQLTPKGDITTKKFTPRIGLSADITPQITAYGLYDQSFLANDAIDNTGNRFDPIEGTIYEAGLKTNWLNGKINASLSAYIINKNNITTSDPTDPTRQFSILLGEVESKGFEFDMQAHITSELDLLLNYANTDVKIAKSNISNAVGTRIAGHAKHITNGWLNYNFNQNSALKGFGISLGYQYLVDRTSWTIGANNKAELPDYFRMDGGVHWKNNKLRIALNINNILNKHLYSGTKNDKFLYWQSEPGINGRISLTYNLF; from the coding sequence ATGAAAAAAATCATACCCATATTGTTGGTATTGTTTTTATTTATTACAACATCAATAGTCGCTCAAAACAGCTCTGTTAAGGGTTTTATTGTATCAGAAAACAATAACTTCCTCTCTTCTGTGAATATAACTTTAAGTTCTACAAATCATGGAATTATTAGTAATGAAAAAGGAGAGTTTGAGTTTAAAAACTTAAAAAAAGGTAAGTATGTAATTAATTTATCAATGGTTGGTTTTGAGAAAAAATCAATTACAGTAAGACTTAAAAATAATGAATCTAAAAATCTTGGTAGGATTCTTCTTAAAGAAGCTATCGATGAGTTAGACGAAATCACCATTAATGGAGTAAAAAACAGATACGCTAAGAAGAAGGTCTCTAATTCTTTACGCTTACAAACACCTATTAAACAACTACCTCAAAACATTCAGGTAGTTGGGTCAGAGGTTTTACAAGATCAACTTGTTACAAACATGCTCGAAGGAGCTTTTAGAAACGTAAGTGGGGTTAGTAACATAGAGCATTGGGGAAATTTCGCACGTGTTAACATGCGTGGGTTTAGATTACCAGCTTTTAGGAATGGTGTAAATATTCAAGACTCTTGGGGACCTTTATCTGAAGATACTTTTATGATAGATCGTATAGAATTTGTCAAGGGACCTTCAGGCTTTATGATGGCTGCGGGTGAACCTGGTGGTTTTTATAATGTGGTTACAAAAAAACCTACCGAAGAAAAAACAGGGTCTATAAACTTAATGGCAGGCAGTTTTGATACATATCGAGCTGCGGCAGATTTTGGTGGATCTTTAACAAGTGATAAGCGTTTACTAGCTCGTTTGAACGTTTTATATCAAAACGCTGGAAGTCATAGAAGGTTTGAGGATAGTGAACGTATTGGTGTTGCTCCTTCATTATCATATAAAATAAGTGATAAAACAGACTTCTTAACTGAGTTTTCTTTTCAAAAACTAAACACTCTTTTAGGAGCTGCTTATATTTTTGCTCCTTTAGATAAAGGATTTGGGAGTCTTCCTAAGAACTTTTCTATGGTTGACAGTAATTTTCCTGATACTGATATTAAAGAAGTTAGTTTATTAAACCAACTAACACATCGCTTTAATAATAACTGGTCAGTAGAAGCAAAATATGTTACTATGTTGTATACTCAACAGGGAGCTTCTGCTTGGTTAAATAGTATGCAAAATAATGGTGATGCTATTAGAAGTGTAAGTATTTGGGATGCTATCTCTGAAAGTGAATATTTTCAATTATATGCTAACGGAAATTTTAATACCGGAGCAGTAACCCATAAAGTTATGGGAGGGTTTGATTATACGGATAAAGAGTATTTTGCTGATTTTTATCAAGGTGGTGCAGTAGACACTCCTACAAACCCTTTTAATATATACAATCCAACTTACGGAGATCGTATTTTTCCTGTATTTGATAGAAGTACACCTTTAAAAGACCGTACACCTTCTTACTCTTATGGAACAAAAATAAACTCTATATATGCTCAAGACGAAATAGGATTTTTAGAGAATAAAATACGTTTAACATTAGCGGGTAGATACACTCAGTTAACTCCTAAAGGAGATATTACAACTAAAAAGTTTACTCCTAGAATTGGTTTGAGTGCTGATATAACTCCACAAATTACTGCGTACGGTTTATATGATCAATCATTCTTAGCAAATGATGCCATAGATAATACAGGAAACAGATTTGACCCTATTGAAGGAACTATTTACGAAGCTGGTTTAAAAACCAATTGGTTAAATGGTAAAATAAACGCTTCTTTAAGTGCATATATTATTAATAAGAATAACATTACTACTAGCGATCCTACCGACCCTACTCGTCAGTTTAGTATTTTACTTGGTGAGGTTGAATCAAAAGGTTTTGAGTTTGATATGCAAGCGCACATTACAAGTGAATTAGACTTATTATTAAATTACGCTAACACAGATGTGAAAATCGCAAAATCAAACATATCAAACGCAGTAGGAACTCGAATTGCAGGACACGCTAAACATATTACCAATGGTTGGTTAAACTATAATTTTAATCAAAATTCTGCCTTAAAAGGCTTTGGAATTTCTTTAGGATATCAATACTTAGTAGATAGAACTTCATGGACAATAGGGGCCAATAATAAGGCAGAACTTCCTGACTATTTTAGAATGGATGGTGGAGTGCATTGGAAAAATAATAAACTTCGTATTGCTTTAAATATTAATAATATTTTAAATAAACATTTATATTCTGGCACCAAAAACGATAAATTTCTTTATTGGCAATCTGAACCAGGAATCAATGGTAGGATTTCTCTTACCTATAACTTATTCTAA
- a CDS encoding homogentisate 1,2-dioxygenase: protein MPFYHKLGKIPHKRHIQFRKEDGSLYYEQLFGTIGFDGMSTNSYHEYRPTMVKEIRKQYSIAPKVAKENNIQSYRFRGFQVPQENDYLQSRKVVLTNSDCNIILSAPKESTKDYFYKNTDADEVIFIHRGTGKLRTMLGNLDFKYGDYLVIPRGVIYKLDFDTEDNRLFIVESYRPVYTPKRYRNWFGQLLEHSPFCERDIRRPEELETHNEKGDFIINVKKQNEIIEMVYATHPFDVVGYDGYNYPYAFSIHDFEPITGRIHQPPPVHQTFETDAFVICSFVPRLYDYHPEAIPAPYNHSNIDSDEVLYYVDGDFMSRNDIDAGHISLHPAGIPHGPHPGATERSIGEKVTEELAVMVDTFKPLKVTEEAMKIADEDYYKSWLE from the coding sequence ATGCCTTTTTATCATAAATTAGGAAAAATTCCACATAAGCGACATATCCAGTTTCGTAAAGAAGACGGAAGTTTATATTACGAACAATTATTTGGTACAATTGGTTTTGACGGAATGTCAACCAATAGTTATCATGAATATAGACCAACAATGGTTAAAGAAATTCGTAAGCAATACTCTATTGCTCCGAAAGTAGCAAAAGAAAATAATATCCAATCGTATCGTTTTAGAGGTTTTCAAGTTCCGCAAGAAAATGATTACTTACAAAGTAGAAAAGTAGTACTTACCAATTCTGACTGTAACATCATCTTATCGGCTCCAAAAGAATCTACTAAAGACTATTTTTATAAAAATACGGATGCAGATGAGGTAATTTTTATTCATAGAGGGACAGGGAAATTACGTACAATGCTTGGGAACTTAGATTTCAAGTATGGAGACTATTTAGTAATTCCTCGCGGAGTTATTTATAAATTGGATTTTGATACAGAAGACAACAGGTTGTTTATTGTAGAATCGTATCGTCCAGTTTACACCCCAAAAAGATACCGTAACTGGTTTGGTCAATTATTAGAGCACTCGCCATTTTGTGAGCGTGATATTCGCAGACCAGAAGAGCTAGAAACACATAACGAAAAAGGAGATTTCATTATCAATGTAAAGAAACAAAACGAAATTATTGAAATGGTATACGCAACACATCCTTTTGATGTTGTTGGGTATGATGGATATAACTATCCTTATGCTTTTTCAATTCATGATTTTGAACCAATAACAGGGCGTATACACCAACCGCCACCAGTACACCAAACATTTGAAACGGATGCTTTTGTAATTTGTAGTTTTGTTCCGAGGCTGTATGATTATCATCCAGAGGCTATTCCTGCACCATACAATCATAGTAATATTGACTCTGACGAAGTATTGTATTATGTTGATGGAGATTTTATGAGTAGAAATGATATAGATGCAGGTCATATTTCTTTACATCCAGCAGGTATTCCTCATGGGCCACATCCAGGAGCCACAGAAAGAAGTATCGGAGAAAAAGTAACTGAAGAACTAGCAGTAATGGTAGATACTTTTAAACCTTTAAAAGTAACTGAAGAAGCTATGAAAATAGCAGATGAAGATTATTATAAATCTTGGCTAGAGTAA
- the hppD gene encoding 4-hydroxyphenylpyruvate dioxygenase, with the protein MSKEIKSVNYGLEKIFEGAQDFLPLLGTDYVEFYVGNAKQAAHFYKTAFGFQSYAYKGLETGSTEEVSYVIKQDKIKLVLTTPLNSKSPINDHIVKHGDGVKVVALWVEDARKAYEETTSRGAKSYMEPTVEKDEHGEVVRAGIYTYGETVHMFVERKNYNGTFLPGFQKWESDYNPPAAGLKYIDHMVGNVGWNQMDVWVKWYEDVMGFENFLSFDDKQIHTEYSALMSKVMSNGNGRIKFPINEPAEGKKRSQIEEYLDFYEGAGVQHIAVATDDIIKTVSQLRSQGVEFLSTPPEEYYKAVPGRLEEFSHELREDIEKLKSLGIMIDADEEGYLLQIFTKPVEDRPTLFFEIIQRMGARGFGAGNFKALFESIEREQQLRGTL; encoded by the coding sequence ATGTCAAAAGAAATAAAATCAGTAAACTACGGTTTAGAAAAAATATTTGAAGGAGCGCAAGACTTCTTACCACTTTTAGGAACAGATTATGTAGAGTTTTATGTTGGTAATGCAAAGCAAGCAGCACACTTTTATAAAACGGCTTTCGGTTTTCAATCATATGCTTATAAAGGGTTAGAAACAGGGTCTACAGAAGAAGTAAGTTATGTTATTAAGCAAGACAAAATTAAGCTGGTTTTAACAACACCATTAAATAGTAAATCTCCAATTAATGATCATATTGTAAAACATGGTGATGGAGTTAAAGTGGTAGCGCTTTGGGTAGAAGATGCAAGAAAAGCATACGAAGAAACAACTTCACGTGGTGCAAAATCGTACATGGAGCCTACTGTAGAAAAAGATGAGCACGGAGAAGTTGTAAGAGCAGGGATTTATACGTATGGAGAAACAGTTCATATGTTTGTTGAGCGTAAAAACTATAACGGAACATTTTTACCAGGTTTCCAAAAATGGGAATCAGATTATAATCCACCAGCAGCAGGATTAAAATATATCGACCACATGGTAGGTAATGTTGGTTGGAATCAAATGGATGTTTGGGTAAAATGGTATGAAGATGTAATGGGGTTTGAAAACTTTTTATCATTTGATGATAAGCAAATTCATACAGAATATTCAGCGTTAATGAGTAAAGTAATGTCTAACGGAAATGGAAGAATTAAATTTCCAATAAATGAACCAGCTGAAGGAAAAAAACGTTCTCAAATTGAAGAGTATTTAGATTTTTATGAAGGAGCAGGAGTACAACACATTGCGGTTGCTACTGATGATATTATAAAAACAGTAAGCCAATTAAGGTCTCAAGGAGTAGAGTTCTTATCAACACCACCAGAAGAATATTATAAAGCAGTTCCAGGAAGATTAGAAGAATTTAGTCACGAGCTAAGAGAAGATATTGAAAAGCTAAAATCTTTAGGAATTATGATTGATGCTGATGAAGAAGGATATTTATTACAAATTTTCACAAAACCAGTAGAAGATCGTCCAACTTTATTCTTTGAAATTATTCAAAGAATGGGAGCCCGTGGTTTTGGAGCTGGAAACTTTAAAGCATTGTTCGAATCAATTGAAAGAGAACAACAATTAAGAGGAACTTTATAG